In the Telopea speciosissima isolate NSW1024214 ecotype Mountain lineage chromosome 2, Tspe_v1, whole genome shotgun sequence genome, one interval contains:
- the LOC122649786 gene encoding histone H4, which yields MSGRGKGGKGLGKGGAKRHRKVLRDNIQGITKPAIRRLARRGGVKRISGLIYEETRGVLKIFLENVIRDAVTYTEHARRKTVTAMDVVYALKRQGRTLYGFGG from the coding sequence ATGTCTGGTCGTGGAAAGGGCGGTAAGGGTTTGGGCAAAGGAGGCGCAAAGCGTCACAGAAAGGTTTTGCGAGATAACATCCAGGGTATCACGAAGCCTGCGATTCGTCGTCTTGCGAGAAGAGGAGGTGTTAAGAGGATCAGCGGTCTCATCTATGAAGAAACGAGAGGTGTTCTTAAGATCTTTCTTGAGAATGTTATTCGTGATGCTGTGACTTACACAGAGCACGCAAGGAGGAAAACTGTGACGGCCATGGATGTCGTTTATGCCCTGAAGAGGCAGGGTAGAACCCTTTACGGCTTCGGCGGCTAA
- the LOC122651638 gene encoding uncharacterized protein LOC122651638: MPRFDPWPVFFKREWSRNWPFLVGFAVTGTIITKLSLGLTEEDAKNSPFVQRHKR, from the exons ATGCCGAGATTCGATCCATGGCCCGTATTCTTCAAGCGAGAGTGGAGCCGGAACTGGCCTTTCTTGGTCGGTTTCGCCGTCACCGGTACCATCATCACCAAGCTTTCTCTTGGTCTCACAG AGGAGGATGCTAAGAATTCCCCTTTCGTTCAGAGGCACAAGAG